DNA from Malus sylvestris chromosome 11, drMalSylv7.2, whole genome shotgun sequence:
GCTTGAAAGATTAGCTGCTGAAACAAGAATAACAAATGTTTTTTGCTTTGTTGTTTAGCTGTTAAAACACGTGTCTGGCCTGTAGGACATATATTTTGCCATCTTAACTTGAAGGGCAATATAAGTGTTAAATGCATGTTGCTTATGTTTCTCAGGAAACAGAGCATTTTTCGCAATCGTATCTTTTGTAATCAACTCggttgaatgtatataaaaatcAAACTGCTTATCTTGCCGACACCTTTCACTCATCTATTCCTTTTGTTCGTTCATGattatgttgaatttttttttcaggttAAATGTCTTATTCATGTGGTTAAGGCTGGTGCATTCAagtcccgcagcaacgcgcgggcatttttgctagttgCATCTAAATTGAGTGTCTAGATTGCCTACATACTCTTAGCGGGTTCAAACTGACTTAGTTCGAAAATGGATTTGGAATTTAATTTGTGTGGCTTCGTACCATTTGAGAATTTTGAACTTTGGAATTTGATGGGTATTTTGTATTAGCTATTTGCTAACTGAgaattttgaaatttggaatttgataGGTATTTTGTGTCAGCTATTTGCCATCTGACATATGCATTGTAATGCACCATTTTATATGACTTTGTATGAGTTTCCCACCAGTTATCAGCTAATTGGCATTTAGCTAACCTTAATTTTGAGTTTCGACGACAAGGCCAACTAATTTGGCTTGGATTTGTTAATGGGGATTCGGGTTTGAATATGAATCTCATTAACCACTTGGTAGCTTTTCTATGATTTGGATTGCTCTACTTCTTTGATTGACATGGCTTTATATTCGGAAGAAAACCCCCTGCTTCTCTTGGTCTGTGCTGCTgaacttttcttccttttcgatttttgtCACGGGGCTCCATGGTCGCACTAGTAACCCTCGCGCCATAGTCTTCGCTATAGCGCGAGCGGGAGACACGACGTCTCTGAAAGCAAGTCTGAAGTCCTGTTTACCTTTGAAGTCCCGCTAGCCCTTCTCTTCTTCGTTAACTTTTGAGAAAATGAAGACTTGTTTTGCTTGTCTTCTTTTGAAAATTATATTCCTTTTGTGACAATGGAGGCGATGGGGTTGCccatatttcttcattttcttttttttcagtaTTAAATTCTTTCTTCCCCTTACTTTTGTTTTGTAGCTTCTGTCATTTGTCTCCATGCTTTTGTTTAAGCTTTACCCAATATTTGATCAAAATGATAACCATGTAAATGGCATTCAAGTTATCTGGAGGACCTTACACCTTTTTCTGGAGTATTATTCTTTGAAGAATGGAGCAGCAGCAGCGTGCCAAATTCTTGGAGACATgttcttctattttttattcAACTTTCGCCAACAAGCTTCTGGGTAATTTCTCTAGGTTAAGGAAGAGAACGTGGGATCATCTCAAATGTCTCCTTCTTGCTGCCttctttttattgttgtttGCTGGCGATGATAACAGTACAACTTCATCTAGGTATTGCTTAACCTTGGACGctatgttgagaatgaatctcacatcaATTGGAGGAGAGGCATTGCATCAGCTTATAAGTCAGTTGGTTTACTCccatattgctaattggttttatagtagAATCTCACTTTTTTTTCATGGTATACAAATGAGACCGGGTAACTTCAATCCACCTCACCAAATTGCCAATTTTCCCAGTCCTCTGCCTCCCGGGCCAAGGAAACATaatcaaattcaacaaaactCTCCTGCTCACTCAACTCGACACGAGATCCCACAGGCTCCTAATCAACAGTTCAACAAACAATCTCGCATTTGCCTCTGGTAAGTCGGCGTCTGATCATGGAGGAGGACAACTTTATGATCCATTCTCGCTCAGCAAGTCATTAGCAGGGAGGTAATCCGGGAAACATGTGGAAGCAAGAGAATGATCTATTTATTACTATGGTTATTTATTATACAAGCAACAATGCAGAAGGAGTATTCGACGATAAAACCTGAGGTGCAAGAGTAAAAACACTCTTTTACCCACTTGAGCAATAAGCCCCTTGCCTTTCCATTTCCTTGTTAATTGCCTAATTCTCGACACATTAAATTAAATGCACTACTCGCTCACAAGTCACAAATTGCTAAAATAAAATCAACTGGGATAGGAAAACGGTGATCCCATAAACATCCATCATAGGGAGGAATTACAAAAGTTCAGGTTTAAGTggcctcgttaaaatcttgatcggagaaaacccagtgggaaaaactCCAAACGTAGAAAAGAGTACCACATTTATATTACAAATCCGGAGAGCTCATACACTAGAGTTGCGAGCAGCGCGGGAGAAGAAACCTTGGCTTAGAAATAGGCATGGTTGTCTTTAGAGAATCGCTCTCAATGCAAACACAAAACCAGCCCTACTGTAGTTTGTCAGCCAAATCTCAAATGAATGCCTCTCAAAACAGTCACTCCTGAAACCCCAAAATCTTGAggacacaaataaaaaaaacacttaaaacattTTACCAACTTGAGGAATATTGTGGATTACTTTAATTACGAGAATAAAGACGATTAACAATACTATTGAAAAGATGATACCTGGACCTGGAGACTAGGATCGAATCGACCATCAGCTTCGCATCATCTTAAAATCTCTCTACGCTATGTAAGGGATGTGGGATATTTTGTGCCAGTAGCGTCCTTTTCCTCGTTCGCATCTCTCTTTTAGCACAGGACACCTAGAGATGAGAAGTTGTGTAAGTGAAGGAGGAAGACCCTCTTCTGGAATGGATGCTAGTCGAAAACAACTGGAGAGATGTAGAGATTGAAGAGACGTTAGGGATTGAAAGCCTTTGCTGCTCAGTTTCATCAGATTCGGGAAACCACAAATTAATAGTCCAATGAGAGATTTGGGGAGGAGTGTCTCCGTCTGGACCACGTCGGGTGGAAACGATACCATATCCGGGTCATTGCCGTAGATCCATAATTTTCTAAGAGAGGTAAGTCTGTGCAATCCCCACTCCAACTCCCACAATGACTTACAGCTCTTGACTTTCGAAATTGTAAGTGATGTGAGGTTGGCGGGAAAGAAGCAACTCAAACCTTCACGGTAGTCAATGGTCAATTCCTCAAGAGAGTTGAGATTGCGCATGGCTTCGGGTAACACCTCCAATTTGTCGCAATCGGTTATCTTGATCTCTCTCAGGTTGGAGGCTTTTCTCCCCCCACTTAGTCTGGGGATAGAAACAAGACTTCCACAGTAATAAATATCCAACGTTTGAAGATTGATGAGGTGGTATAAGCCATCTAGTAAGTATTTCAGATTTTGGCACTTCCAGATCCTTATATATTCAAGACACTGATTAGTATTGTAGTGGGAGAACCCGTCCTGTACAATTAACTCCAGCTGTAAACAATCGTATATCTCAAGGTGTTTAAGTGTCCTAAGAAGCTGGCCGCTCAATGATAACGACGTCAGAGATTGACATTCCTGGATTTTCAAGTACTCAAGGCAAATGTGAGAAGACAACAGAGAAGAACCAACAACCTCCTCATCTACTAGTGATTTCAAACTTTTACAGTCACTTATCTGTATTCTTCTGAGATTTTGGGGAACCTGAAATTTTGCCAAATATATCAACGAATGACACTCTGTAATCTTGATGTCTTTAAGAGAAGGTGGCAGACCAACATCCTCAAAAGAAACCAGACGTGGACATTTGTGTATGCAAAGCTGTTGAAGAGACGACAACTGATTTAACCCTTTTGGTAGCTTCAAAATATTTTCGCACTTCTTTAACTCCAGACATTCAAGCTTGCACTCCAATATTTGCAATTGCAGCAACTCCTCTGCTTCTTTTCCCAATTCTTCAACTAGAGGAGAGTTGTCTTCAATTTCCAAACGGCCAAGAGAAGTCAACTGTTGCAATAATCTACCCTCGTTCTTCAATGAAGACATCAGCTCCTCACATCCATTAATCTTCAAATCTCTAACCTTGGTTAATCCCTTCTGGAACAATTCCCCTGTTTGCAGAGACATGAGCTCCGAAATGTTTGAAAGGCACAAGGACTCTAACAACTCAAACTCAACCTTAGCAGCTGTATGCACCAACACTTTACAACAGTCAATGTTTAAATGACGAAGTTGTTTGTGGTTGGCAATTGAAaccactaattcttcacatttaaCAATTCCAAGCTTTGCTAAAGAATTGAGGTTCTCTGGCAACTTACCCCCCAGTTTTGAACATTTTTTTACAAAGAGCGTTTTCAGGCAAGGGAAAACACCATTTCCACGATCCAATTGGAAAGGAAGCCATTCCTTCCAATGTTGCATATCCACAAACTCAAGAGTCTCTAATAGCGGAAAAGGCGAGATGCACTCTCCATAAAACTCAGCACCAACACTTTCCACTGCATTCATTCCTCTAATATAAAGTTCTTTGAGCTGAGGCAATTGTCCAAGAGGTGGCAACGATAAACAATTGTTACATTCCTCTAACCGCACAAGCACCATATTAGAGAACAAAGAAACTGCAACCCATGATGAAAATTCCTTTCCGGCATAACTCTTGATGGTGAGCTCCTTGAGCTTTGTATGAGGCTGTAACATGTCAAGCACAGCAGATTCCGTTTCTCTTGTGTTGCTTGAATGAGACCATTCTAGGACCAATGAATCAAGCCTCTCCTTGCATTTTAAGTTGGCCCTCCGAGCATCCTCGACATCAATCACATTCTCCAATCTTGAGATGCACAATGTCCCGCGGAGATGCAATAGGAACTCTATCTCCCTTATCCTTGATCCATCACTACCACCACTGACCACAAAATTAGACAATGATTGGAGATTCACCATTCTACCCAGTTGTGGAGGCATTCCTCCCAACGAATATGCATCCAAGTTGTTTAGATGGCgcaaattaattagattactcaTCTTCGCAGGCAATGACTTCAATTTAGAACAACCTTCCAATATCAATGTTTGCAAGCTGTAAAGAGTGCTTGTTGATTCAGGCAAACTGGTTATATCTGTGTAGGAAAGGTCAAGATACTGTAACAACCTCAAATCACCAATTGAGTTTGGCAGCTCAGTTATTTTGTAGCCATTCAAAGAGAGCACTCGTAAGTATTGCAACTGTGGTAGTAACTCAAAAATAACCTTATGAGACAAATATTTACTCCACCACCTGGAATCTGAAAGCGATAGTGGCAGGAATGTTCGCAAACGTTCAACTTTAGGAAAGTCCTCAAATCTCGTAACTCCATCAAATTGACCAGCAATGAAAGACGAATGGCGAGCCCTTCGAAAGCAGGTGCGTTGCAAGTTATCACCTTGCTTATCTTCCAACCTAGAACATATTTCTCCTGCTGCCCATTGTGCTAAATCATTAACGAGGTCATGCATTACAAATCGTGAATTGTTTTTGCTTGATTCTTGAAACAACGACCTTGATAATAGCTCTCGAAAGTAGTCACGGCCCAAATCCTCCATTTGTTTATTGTCTTCAGGTTTTTGTTGAATCAAACCCTCTGCCATCCACAAAAGGACGAGTTGCTTCTCCCTAAATTCATAGTCGTTTGGAAGTATTGAGCAATAGGCAAAACACctcttcaaatttgatggaaGATAGTGATAGCTCAACTTTAGTACGGGGAGAATGTCACTCTTATCTGCTATATTCCACAATTTGTTGTTCAATATTTCTTCCCACTCATCTTTTTCTTTGCAACGTAAAAGGCCACCGAGAGTCCTTGCAGCAAATGGTAATCCACGACATTTTTCGACAATTTTTCTTCGAATTAACTCATAATTTACTGGTTTTCCATCGTTAAGTTCCCCGAATGCATGTCgctcaaatatttccaaacaatCATCATCTCTCATGCACTTCAAATTATGGACTCCAGCGGCTCCCATAAACTTGGCAACATTCACATCACGGGTTGTCACAAGTATCTTACTTCCTCCAGCTCCGACGCCAAAAGGGGATTGAAGTCTTGTCCAGAGATCGTATAGATCATAGTCACCTTTGTTCCAAATATCATCTAAAACGATTAAAAACTTTTTTCCTCTTAACTGCTCACTCAAATCATGCTGCATTTTACTAAACTCCTCGACTTGAACGGGTCGGGATGTGATTGATTCAAGAATTGCCTTTGTCACTCGCACAACATCGAAGTCATCAGACACAGATACCCACACCTTTGGCTCAAACTCCTTCATGGCATCATCTTTGTGGTTGAATACAAGTTGAGCAAGTGTCGTCTTCCCGACTCCGGGCATCCCAACTATAGCAACTACACCAAAATTGACAGTACCTGCATGCTTGTATTTTCTTGACAACAATTCGATAATCTCCCCTTTGTCATCATCTCTTCCAACAACAAGCTTTTCATCTAACACGCCTGCACTTTGTAAACTTCGTGATTCCTTAGCAGACGTCCCAGTATCTTTCAAGCCAAACTTTTCTTTCCGTTCAGATATGTCTTGCAACCGCTCCATAATCTTCTTCATTTCGGAGTTCATATCAAACCTCAATTTAACTTTATAAAATGATCTCCGTATCTTGTTGCTTGTGTTGGCTTGTTCACGTCCCTCTATCATGCGCTTCAACATTTGTGTGGCAAATTTGTCCAACGTGTCTTCGATATCATAAGCCAAATCTCTGAGATCATCGAGCCACAGTTTTACAGCACCCTCAGTCAGTTGCCTTTCCTCGGCATCACTCACCACCACTCCGATTGTAGATAACGTGGTCCTCAACTTCTCCAGCTTCCTTCTGACGCCCCGGAAGTTTCCAAAGTAGTTGAGAATCTCGCGAGGGGTCAACCTGTCGAGCAGCAACTGTAGAAACGCCGCAAGAAAAATCTCTCCCAGTGCCATATTAAGCGTGAACTGACCTCCAAGCAATCAAAGAAACGGCGAACCGTTCTTGAGCGATATTGAGGTGCAGAACTCAACGAAAGGAAGAGTAACAGTCAAAGCCTAGTTCCTTGCAAATTTGGAAGCTTGATCTCTTGAGACTCAGAAATATTCACAACTGCACAAATTAAAATGATAAGAACTAATTGTTGATGCCTGCGCAATCATATACAAATTTATAGTAAATGTGAAATAATCAATGGACTcctagtaagcatatctagagGTGCCAATTTGAGACTTGGGATGGCAACATGGCGGATTCAGATCAAGGTTGCCTACATCATAAGTTTGATAACCGTCCCGCCACTATGTATACAGTCCCTGTTACGTTTTATGGAAATATTCTTTTCCTtaatatatacaaaataatcTAACAACTTGATATTGTATGTCTAAAGCACAATAAAACACACCATATAATGGCGCTTTACAGCAATGTCGGAAAACAATCATACTTATGGATTCGATCTCCACCGATCCCCTCCCCCTAACAACTAGCAATTTTACCGACAACACtatcatttgtcaaaaaaaaaaacgtcatATAATATTACTCAGTAACAAAGTACAAAAAAAACACCATATAAATTTGAAAGACCGGGAAAAAGAAAAGCTCAATATTGCAAAAATCATATAATAGTATATattattttcataaattttgcCATATTGAACGGAAAAATGGGTCAGTTTTGGGATTACCCGTAACTGTAGGGATCCTTGCAATCCTGCGTTTCAAGACTCGAAACTTGCTCGAATATTGGACATGATCTGTAGCCAGGAAGTCTGTCAGGTCATGACGGCACTTGTTTGCATGGATCAGTTTGCACTTACGATCAACAAATTCAGGGTGAATGATGGAATAATTAAGGCAGGCTGAAAATTGCACAAATTGTATAGCTGGTTATTGATGAAATAATTAAGTATACAAActtgaagaaaaatgaaataattaatCTATAAATAATGGATTTGGCATATATAGTTGCAAGAGGAACTTACTGCATTCAAGTTttcagatgatgatgaagatgaagatgaagatgaaaggACTTGTTTCCATAGATCATATGTGAAAATCAACAGATCTAGACGACTTTAGAGCTCTTCAATGCTACGATAATTAGGCGTTGACTTGGAAGACTAACAAGTCTTCGTCTTTCTGCCTAAAACAGTCTTGGATTCCTCTTTTTTCTCTTATCTTTAATTTTCGTGGGGTCATATTGTTTTGTCGTTTTTAATTGCTTTCTTATCTCCCAGGtccttttatatttttagaaaaagatTCTCtccggaatttttttttttagagattcGAATAATTAATCAATCATGTCCGTCGTAAGTTATTTatatacaatttaaaatttaatttaaatttttttgtgacCATATGATATATGATAAACAAACATGATTAATTGATCTTCTAGATCTCTACAAAGAGAATctttttccatattttttttagaactttaacgaaaagcttccggtactatttacttcaacgaaaaatcacatttttacactaaaa
Protein-coding regions in this window:
- the LOC126588847 gene encoding putative disease resistance RPP13-like protein 1, which encodes MALGEIFLAAFLQLLLDRLTPREILNYFGNFRGVRRKLEKLRTTLSTIGVVVSDAEERQLTEGAVKLWLDDLRDLAYDIEDTLDKFATQMLKRMIEGREQANTSNKIRRSFYKVKLRFDMNSEMKKIMERLQDISERKEKFGLKDTGTSAKESRSLQSAGVLDEKLVVGRDDDKGEIIELLSRKYKHAGTVNFGVVAIVGMPGVGKTTLAQLVFNHKDDAMKEFEPKVWVSVSDDFDVVRVTKAILESITSRPVQVEEFSKMQHDLSEQLRGKKFLIVLDDIWNKGDYDLYDLWTRLQSPFGVGAGGSKILVTTRDVNVAKFMGAAGVHNLKCMRDDDCLEIFERHAFGELNDGKPVNYELIRRKIVEKCRGLPFAARTLGGLLRCKEKDEWEEILNNKLWNIADKSDILPVLKLSYHYLPSNLKRCFAYCSILPNDYEFREKQLVLLWMAEGLIQQKPEDNKQMEDLGRDYFRELLSRSLFQESSKNNSRFVMHDLVNDLAQWAAGEICSRLEDKQGDNLQRTCFRRARHSSFIAGQFDGVTRFEDFPKVERLRTFLPLSLSDSRWWSKYLSHKVIFELLPQLQYLRVLSLNGYKITELPNSIGDLRLLQYLDLSYTDITSLPESTSTLYSLQTLILEGCSKLKSLPAKMSNLINLRHLNNLDAYSLGGMPPQLGRMVNLQSLSNFVVSGGSDGSRIREIEFLLHLRGTLCISRLENVIDVEDARRANLKCKERLDSLVLEWSHSSNTRETESAVLDMLQPHTKLKELTIKSYAGKEFSSWVAVSLFSNMVLVRLEECNNCLSLPPLGQLPQLKELYIRGMNAVESVGAEFYGECISPFPLLETLEFVDMQHWKEWLPFQLDRGNGVFPCLKTLFVKKCSKLGGKLPENLNSLAKLGIVKCEELVVSIANHKQLRHLNIDCCKVLVHTAAKVEFELLESLCLSNISELMSLQTGELFQKGLTKVRDLKINGCEELMSSLKNEGRLLQQLTSLGRLEIEDNSPLVEELGKEAEELLQLQILECKLECLELKKCENILKLPKGLNQLSSLQQLCIHKCPRLVSFEDVGLPPSLKDIKITECHSLIYLAKFQVPQNLRRIQISDCKSLKSLVDEEVVGSSLLSSHICLEYLKIQECQSLTSLSLSGQLLRTLKHLEIYDCLQLELIVQDGFSHYNTNQCLEYIRIWKCQNLKYLLDGLYHLINLQTLDIYYCGSLVSIPRLSGGRKASNLREIKITDCDKLEVLPEAMRNLNSLEELTIDYREGLSCFFPANLTSLTISKVKSCKSLWELEWGLHRLTSLRKLWIYGNDPDMVSFPPDVVQTETLLPKSLIGLLICGFPNLMKLSSKGFQSLTSLQSLHLSSCFRLASIPEEGLPPSLTQLLISRCPVLKERCERGKGRYWHKISHIPYIA